From a region of the Corvus cornix cornix isolate S_Up_H32 chromosome 2, ASM73873v5, whole genome shotgun sequence genome:
- the LOC104692606 gene encoding prostate stem cell antigen-like, which yields MKAFLVLLLGALLCVDSGSSLQCYSCTSQLSNSKCMTKMECGEKNMCKTDVIRVVGLFSIISKGCDSSCDASYQDFNVGNRNISCCSSDLCNVNAAGSVRSSYGLAGGIAAGVLWTVLNNKL from the exons ATGAAGGCTTTCcttgtgctcctgctgggagcactCCTGTGCGTGGACTCAG GTTCATCTTTGCAGTGCTACAGCTGCACATCCCAGCTCAGCAATTCCAAGTGCATGACGAAGATGGAGTGTGGCGAGAAGAATATGTGCAAGACAGATGTCATCC GGGTCGTGGGGCTCTTCAGCATCATCAGCAAGGGGTGCGATTCCTCATGTGATGCATCCTACCAGGACTTCAATGTGGGCAACAGGAacatctcctgctgcagcagtgacctCTGCAATGTCAACGCCGCGGGCAGTGTGAGGTCCAGCTATGGGCTGGCGGGAGGAATAGCGGCCGGAGTGCTCTGGACCGTCCTCAACAACAAATTGTGA